From Vanessa cardui chromosome 29, ilVanCard2.1, whole genome shotgun sequence, a single genomic window includes:
- the LOC124541933 gene encoding uncharacterized protein LOC124541933, with amino-acid sequence MTEFHITSGICRCCHTQGTFKSLSDSYLYEGREELYLNMLQQAFNIDIKPTQEVSAAFSICDVCSPRLIDAFLFHQQVLSCEQSFYQYYNTHFKGSFCDKEIKNEATEQVTGEN; translated from the exons ATGACTGAATTTCATATCACAAGTGGTATCTGTCGTTGTTGTCACACTCAGGGTACATTCAAAAGTTTAAGCGACTCTTATCTTTACGAGGGACGTGAAGAgctctatttaaatatgttacaaCAAGCTTTTAACATAGAT ATCAAACCGACACAAGAAGTATCAGCAGCATTTTCAATTTGTGATGTCTGCTCTCCCCGATTAATAGATGCATTTCTCTTCCATCAACAAGTGTTGTCCTGTGAACAatcattttatcaatattataacacACATTTCAAAG GCTCATTCTGTGATAAGGAAATTAAAAACGAAGCTACAGAGCAAGTGACTGGTGAGAAttga
- the LOC124541928 gene encoding codanin-1 isoform X1, whose amino-acid sequence MPETIIQSAISGKLDWDLLSKWLNNESIETAPEDCILFCSNRNEFVGFFLSYLRNQTENVLQTNSNALPIPQHQGTPEKSLAQRKHHRSVSEPTCDNDNSNDSLIVKSERKTQESPNRERKKPGRRVKTKLFPEDKKEHNLSLSSDESRISTGVERLILSSTPLKNTFKPDYTNLPSSSPVTPQSRSFKEFERCDTPRISRHSRSQEKSVSLADYLVNVQSKSSKKRRSKNTSNDDSETKMDLDLSNSEIFPEIGTRKSSSLKSDRRRIKPTNIDRSKKSYSLNSFTPEAFQQPSPLALEENLAFKPKLQPKELSNGIEVERNILKQERQKLMEKFNVLNTSLSPKVTTPQIKVTQKESTDRNLSCVEADQSKIAFIEKIDILIDIYNVLLKNNLILSINTEIYFLITILLSKQLEDDYRISESQLQINLYESILKPIHNCTYFAVKSLWNQRSVLEVILDKNSLKILGENKKVRSFYPDLAKFLLNSYGLKCEAESNSDRSKTSESRGSNGMVCFNHETDNAENFPSILSFQNFKKQRDMFYEILRWYSSGGGGAALRTRTRALLALAARAHNHAHLAALLTRMLLDAPAPESKLSKLQRRLTCPSATESHRLPHFSDKEVFYKEFIMYAENESFRVHLKDALASEILALDATGISNESSNGSDLTREYLLLSKKLCLLSKFLGYLTSLPYVQTSVDILLKSGALPGNNYKEEIFAAPKEKVLENGIALRNYSQPTIDLNGILRAAIDNGRMTITVPWIVHYLSMLDYTTLRLNYYRNLLHLLFYIYENILKYNEFMKKNTVIYMKSILGWLFDLPHFPQEFFNHKRDLSFSVPREGFDCCDLVDESILFELCPFLRDVNVLLSTSRVNHEKESFRHITPVSLTLNTEDRIRNKEKELQSRLEEELLRSQPSSSRRVLELVSERVCSAAVRELAAALANARSHARAAAADIVAQHADRATLIPTLQAMYAEHLDKLRSEALESCKAIARSRISSALTALLPMSPAPLHAVATRTCYNRLSKWINDHWTTTAVLCKDIEQEAWSLRVSPDSPPAQVAPPINLRDLCSPAAALIALKEQICVLLEGAEGAAPAGVLRACAAACAPHNVFTRAPTQRAILQLSIDFCIVYGRR is encoded by the exons ATGCCTGAAACAATAATTCAAAGTGCTATTTCGGGAAAGTTAGACTGGGATTTATTATCTAAATGGTTAAATAATGAGTCAATTGAG ACCGCACCAGAAgactgtatattattttgttccaataggAATGAGTTTGTCGGCTTTTTTCTGTCGTACCTCAGGAATCAGACTGAAAA tGTTTTACAGACAAACAGTAATGCCTTACCAATCCCACAACACCAAGGTACGCCAGAAAAGTCACTTGCTCAACGCAAACACCACCGATCAGTTAGCGAACCAACATGTGATAACGACAACTCCAATGATAGTCTCATAGTGAAATCTGAAAGAAAAACACAGGAGTCCCCAAACAGGGAAAGAAAGAAACCGGGTAGACGAGTCAAAACAAAGCTCTTCCCTGAGGATAAAAAGGAACATAATCTCTCTTTATCGTCTGATGAATCGAGGATCAGCACAGGAGTTGAGAGACTGATTCTATCAAGTACTCCATTGAAAAATACCTTCAAACCTGACTATACGAATTTACCTTCGAGCAGCCCTGTCACACCTCAATCCAGATCCTTTAAAGAATTCGAAAGATGTGACACTCCCCGTATCAGCAGGCATTCCAGGTCCCAGGAGAAGAGCGTCAGCTTAGCGGATTACTTAGTCAATGTCCAATCGAAAAGTTCTAAAAAGAGACGGTCGAAAAATACATCTAATGATGACAGTGAAACCAAAATGGACCTAGATTTGAGCAACTCGGAAATATTTCCCGAAATCGGCACGAGAAAGTCCAGTTCCTTGAAGTCTGACCGACGCAGAATCAAACCGACGAATATTGATAGAAGCAAAAAGAGCTACTCTTTGAATAGTTTCACTCCGGAGGCGTTCCAGCAACCATCGCCTCTTGCGCTCGAGGAAAACTTGGCCTTCAAACCGAAGTTACAACCTAAGGAACTGTCGAATGGCATTGAAGTCGAGCGAAATATTCTAAAGCAAGAAAGACAGAAACTGATGGAGAAATTTAACGTCTTAAACACATCACTATCCCCTAAAGTTACAACGCCACAGATAAAAGTGACCCAAAAGGAGTCAACTGATAGAAATTTAAGTTGTGTCGAGGCTGATCAGAGTAAAATcgcatttattgaaaaaatcgaTATATTGATCGATATTTATAacgttttattaaagaataatctaatattaagtataaatacgGAAATATATTTCCTGATAACGATCCTGTTGTCCAAACAATTGGAAGATGACTACAGGATTTCGGAATCTCAATTACAGATTAATTTATACGAATCGATTTTGAAACCCATTCACAATTGCACGTATTTCGCTGTGAAATCGTTATGGAATCAACGATCGGTCTTAGAAGTGATTTTAGACAAGAATTCGTTAAAAATCCTCGGCGAAAATAAGAAAGTTCGAAGTTTTTATCCGGATTTGGCGAAGTTTCTCCTAAATTCATACGGATTGAAGTGTGAAGCTGAGTCTAACAGCGATAGGTCCAAAACCAGTGAGAGTAGGGGCTCCAATGGCATGGTGTGCTTCAACCACGAGACAGACAATGCAGAAAACTTCCCATCGATACTAAGCttccaaaattttaaaaagcaaaGGGAcatgttttatgaaatattgag ATGGTATTCgtcgggcggcggcggcgcggcgctgcgcacgcgcacgcgcgcGCTGCTGGCGCTTGCGGCGCGCGCGCACAACCACGCGCACCTGGCCGCGCTGCTCACGCGCATGCTGCTCGACGCGCCCGCGCCG GAGTCCAAGCTGAGCAAACTCCAGCGCCGCTTGACGTGTCCGTCGGCGACCGAATCACATCGCCTGCCGCACTTCTCCGATAAGGAAGTGTTCTACAA AGAGTTTATAATGTATGCAGAGAACGAGAGCTTCAGGGTGCATTTGAAAGACGCGCTCGCTTCCGAAATACTTGCCCTCGATGCGACGGGGATCAGCAACGAGTCTT CAAATGGGTCTGACCTTACGAGAGAATATCTACTTTTGTCCAAGAAGTTATGTCTTCTGTCCAAATTCCTGGGATACCTGACATCGCTGCCCTACGTACAGACGTCAGTAGACATTCTATTGAAAAGTGGAGCTCTCCCCGGTAATAATTACAAGGAAGAAATATTTGCGGCGCCGAAGGAGAAAGTTCTAGAAAATGGTATCGCGTTACGGAATTAT AGTCAACCTACCATAGATTTAAACGGAATTTTAAGGgcagccatagacaatggtaGAATGACGATAACAGTGCCTTGGATAGTGCATTACTTGTCTATGCTCGACTACACAACTTTACGGTTGAATTACTATCGAAACCTTCTACACCTACTCTTCTATATCTAcgagaatatattaaaatacaacgaATTTATGAAGAAGAATAccgttatttatatgaaatcgaTTCTCGGATGGTTATTCGACTTGCCGCATTTCCCTCAGGAGTTTTTTAATCACAAGCGCGATTTATCGTTCAGTGTGCCAAGGGAAGGATTCGATTGTTGCGACTTGGTCGATGAATCGATTCTGTTCGAGCTCTGCCCGTTCCTGAGGGACGTCAACGTGCTGCTCTCCACGTCAAGGGTTAATCACGAGAAGGAGAGCTTCAGGCACATCACGCCCGTCAGCCTGACCTTGAACACGGAAGACAGGATACGGAATAAGGAGAAGGAGCTGCAG TCTCGGCTCGAGGAGGAGCTGCTGCGCAGCCAGCCGTCATCCAGCCGGCGCGTGCTGGAGCTCGTGTCGGAGCGCGTGTGCTCGGCCGCCGTGCGCGAGCTGGCCGCCGCGCTCGCGAACGCGCGCAGCcacgcgcgcgccgccgccgccgacaTCGTCGCGCAGCACGCCGATCGG GCCACCCTCATTCCGACCCTGCAAGCGATGTACGCGGAGCATCTGGACAAGCTGCGCTCGGAAGCGCTGGAGTCCTGCAAGGCCATCGCCCGCAGCCGGATCTCGTCCGCGCTCACAGCGCTTCTGCCCATGTCGCCGGCGCCTCTACACGCCGTGGCCACCAGGACCTGCTACAACAGGCTGAGCAAGTGGATTAACGACCACTGGACCACCACAg CGGTGCTGTGCAAGGACATAGAGCAAGAAGCATGGTCGCTGCGCGTGTCGCCTGACTCCCCCCCTGCACAGGTGGCGCCCCCTATCAACCTGCGCGACCTGTGCAGCCCCGCCGCCGCGCTCATCGCACTTAAG